From Lolium perenne isolate Kyuss_39 chromosome 5, Kyuss_2.0, whole genome shotgun sequence, a single genomic window includes:
- the LOC127302339 gene encoding mannose/glucose-specific lectin has translation MSCTGGVSRMLKGGEKEKDMGKDDNGAPSTSLEIQGNINKQIKHQDAYIKKIGPWGSVRYSDINKEIKVTPHCLKSITIESGSAIYSFQFSYSDEHGMEHHSGLWGGLAPSHHTADGVFNTIQLGPEELLTGISGTTAGNVISSLTFITNTCQYGPFGVAEQIQFHSSPMSGSNRIVGFFARSGHVLDLLGFYVKIEREPMEKKDLITKVGLWGGESGSLHDPIVVPRRLASVVIFSGKVIHSLTFTYIDCDGHQHSSGPWGGLGTSKTGAFHAIMLGPTEIVKEVSGTVGLNTVTSLSFVTNIATYGPFGDGEGMPFRSPTQDNDSIVGFFAKAEQHINAIGFYLTSTEKQVSFVLTSPSTYFLTFRYFHSFH, from the exons ATGAGTTGTACTGGAGGAGTTAGTAGGATGCTCAAAGGTGGTGAAAAGGAGAAAGACATG GGCAAGGATGACAATGGGGCACCATCAACCAGCCTAGAGATACAAGGCAATATAAATAAGCAAATTAAG CACCAGGATGCGTATATTAAGAAGATTGGACCATGGGGCAGTGTACGTTACAGCGATATTAATAAGGAAATAAAGGTGACACCACATTGTCTGAAGAGCATCACAATCGAGAGTGGCTCTGCAATATATTCGTTCCAGTTTTCATATAGCGACGAACATGGAATGGAACACCATTCAGGTCTATGGGGGGGACTAGCTCCCAGTCACCATACTGCTGATGGAGTCTTTAACACG ATTCAGCTTGGACCCGAAGAACTTTTGACAGGAATATCTGGAACAACTGCTGGCAACGTTATAAGTTCACTTACTTTTATAACCAATACATGTCAATATGGACCTTTTGGAGTTGCAGAACAAATTCAATTCCATAGTTCACCGATGAGTGGTAGCAATAGAATTGTTGGCTTCTTTGCCCGTTCTGGTCATGTACTTGACTTACTAGGTTTTTATGTGAAAATTGAGAGGGAACCAATGGAGAAAAAG GATTTGATTACCAAGGTTGGGCTATGGGGAGGTGAATCGGGGTCGCTTCATGATCCCATAGTGGTACCACGACGTCTGGCAAGCGTTGTAATTTTTAGTGGCAAGGTAATCCATTCACTGACGTTTACATACATTGACTGCGATGGACATCAACACAGCTCTGGTCCATGGGGAGGATTGGGTACGTCTAAAACAGGGGCCTTTCATGCA ATTATGCTTGGCCCTACAGAAATAGTGAAGGAAGTTTCTGGAACAGTCGGTCTGAATACCGTAACGTCGCTTTCGTTTGTCACCAATATTGCTACTTATGGACCTTTTGGAGACGGAGAGGGGATGCCATTCCGCAGTCCCACGCAAGACAATGATAGCATCGTTGGCTTCTTTGCCAAGGCTGAGCAGCATATTAATGCAATTGGTTTCTATCTCACATCAACTGAAAAACAGGTTTCATTTGTACTCACATCGCCATCAACTTACTTCCTTACTTTTCgatattttcattcttttcacTAG